One genomic window of Acomys russatus chromosome 29, mAcoRus1.1, whole genome shotgun sequence includes the following:
- the Masp2 gene encoding mannan-binding lectin serine protease 2 isoform X1 codes for MGGFPESLGLGGWGQGQELDKQTKGEWSWVCRAGWHIMRLLLFLGLLCSFLATLLGSKWPMFGRLVSPGFPGQYGNNQGRTWELTAPPGYRLRLYFTHFDLELSYRCEYDFVKLSSGSKVLATLCGRESTDTEQAPGNDTFYSLGPYLEVTFHSDYSNEKPFTGFEAFYAAEDEDECQVTLGHSARCDHYCHNYLGGYYCSCRVGYVLHQNKHSCSALCSGQVFTERSGELSSPEYPQPYPKLSSCTYSIRLEEGVSVTLDFVESFDVEMHPEAQCPYDSLKIQTDKGEYGPFCGKTLPHRIETDSNDVTITFATDESGDHTGWKIHYTSTAQPCPDPVAPPNGYISPVQAKYVLKDSFSVFCKTGFELLQGSVPLNSFAAVCQKDGSWDQQIPQCSIIDCGPPDDLPNGHMEYVTGPEVTTYKAVVQYSCEETFYTMSSDGKYVCEADGFWTSSKGEKFLPVCKPVCGLSTHTIGGRIVGGRPAKPGDFPWQVLLLGETTAAGALVHDNWILTAAHAVHGKTEALLSLDIRMGVLKRLSAHYTEAWPEAVFIHEGYTHGAGFDNDIALIKLKNKVTINRNIMPACLPRKAAPLMRTGDMGTVAGWGLTQKGFLARNLMFVDIPIADHQKCTAAYEKQPYPGARVTANMLCAGLDAGGKDSCRGDSGGALVFLDNETQRWFVGGIVSWGSINCGEANQYGVYTKVINYLPWIENIMSNS; via the exons ATGGGTGGATTCCCAGAATCCTTGGGTTTGGGAGGCTGGGGGCAGGGCCAGGAGTTGGACAAACAGACCAAAGGTGAGTGGAGCTGGGTCTGCAGAGCTGGATGGCATATCATGAG gctgctgctcttcctgggcCTGCTGTGCAGCTTCCTGGCCACACTTTTGGGCTCAAAGTGGCCTATGTTTGGGCGCCTGGTGTCCCCTGGTTTCCCAGGGCAGTATGGCAACAACCAGGGTCGGACCTGGGAGCTGACTGCACCCCCTGGCTACCGCCTGCGCCTCTACTTTACCCACTTCGACCTGGAACTGTCTTACCGCTGCGAGTATGACTTTGTCAAG TTGAGCTCAGGGTCCAAGGTACTAGCCACTCTATGTGGGCGGGAGAGCACGGATACTGAGCAGGCGCCTGGCAATGACACCTTCTACTCACTGGGTCCCTACCTGGAGGTCACTTTCCACTCCGACTACTCCAATGAGAAGCCATTCACAGGATTTGAGGCCTTCTATGCTGCAGAGG ACGAGGACGAGTGCCAAGTGACCCTGGGACACTCAGCCCGTTGTGACCATTATTGCCACAACTACCTGGGCGGCTACTACTGCTCCTGTCGAGTGGGCTACGTTCTCCACCAGAACAAACACAGCTGCTCag CCCTGTGTTCAGGCCAGGTGTTCACTGAGAGGTCTGGGGAGCTCAGTAGCCCCGAGTACCCGCAGCCATACCCCAAGCTCTCCAGCTGTACCTACAGCATCCGCCTGGAGGAGGGCGTCAGTGTCACCCTGGACTTTGTGGAGTCCTTCGATGTGGAGATGCACCCTGAAGCCCAGTGCCCCTATGACTCCCTCAAG ATTCAAACAGACAAGGGGGAGTACGGCCCATTTTGTGGGAAGACGTTGCCCCATAGGATTGAAACAGACAGCAACGACGTGACCATCACCTTTGCCACTGATGAGTCAGGAGACCACACAGGCTGGAAGATACACTACACAAGCACAG CACAGCCCTGCCCTGATCCAGTGGCGCCACCTAATGGCTACATTTCACCAGTGCAAGCCAAGTACGTCCTGAAGGAcagcttttctgtcttctgcaaGACTGGCTTCGAACTTCTGCAA GGTTCTGTCCCCCTGAACTCATTTGCTGCTGTCTGTCAGAAAGATGGATCTTGGGACCAGCAGATACCACAGTGCAGCA TTATTGACTGTGGCCCTCCCGATGACCTGCCCAATGGCCACATGGAATATGTCACAGGCCCTGAAGTGACCACCTACAAAGCAGTGGTTCAGTACAGCTGTGAGGAGACTTTCTACACAATGAGCAGTGACG GTAAATATGTGTGTGAGGCTGATGGATTCTGGACGAGCTCCAAAGGAGAAAAATTCCTCCCAGTTTGTAAGCCTG tTTGTGGGCTGTCCACACACACTATAGGAGGCCGAATAGTTGGAGGGCGGCCTGCAAAGCCTGGTGACTTTCCATGGCAAGTCCTGTTACTGGGTGAAACTACAGCGGCGGGTGCACTTGTACATGACAACTGGATCCTAACAGCTGCTCATGCTGTACACGGGAAAACAGAGGCCCTGCTCTCCTTGGACATTCGCATGGGCGTCCTTAAGAGGCTCTCCGCTCACTACACTGAAGCCTGGCCAGAGGCTGTCTTCATTCACGAAGGCTACACTCATGGTGCTGGTTTTGACAATGACATAGCACTGATTAAACTCAAGAACAAAGTCACAATCAATAGAAATAttatgcctgcttgcctgccaaGAAAAGCTGCACCCTTAATGAGGACAGGCGACATGGGAACTGTGGCTGGCTGGGGGCTAACCCAGAAGGGGTTTCTTGCTAGAAACCTAATGTTTGTGGACATACCAATTGCTGACCATCAAAAATGTACTGCTGCATATGAAAAGCAGCCCTACCCAGGAGCAAGAGTAACTGCTAACATGCTGTGTGCAGGCTTAGATGCTGGTGGCAAGGACAGCTGCAGAGGTGACAGTGGCGGAGCATTAGTGTTTCTAGACAATGAAACACAGCGATGGTTTGTAGGAGGAATAGTTTCCTGGGGTTCCATTAATTGTGGGGAGGCCAACCAATATGGGGTCTACACAAAAGTCATAAACTATCTTCCCTGGATTGAGAACATAATGAGTAATTCCTAA
- the Masp2 gene encoding mannan-binding lectin serine protease 2 isoform X3, which yields MGGFPESLGLGGWGQGQELDKQTKGEWSWVCRAGWHIMRLLLFLGLLCSFLATLLGSKWPMFGRLVSPGFPGQYGNNQGRTWELTAPPGYRLRLYFTHFDLELSYRCEYDFVKLSSGSKVLATLCGRESTDTEQAPGNDTFYSLGPYLEVTFHSDYSNEKPFTGFEAFYAAEDEDECQVTLGHSARCDHYCHNYLGGYYCSCRVGYVLHQNKHSCSALCSGQVFTERSGELSSPEYPQPYPKLSSCTYSIRLEEGVSVTLDFVESFDVEMHPEAQCPYDSLKIQTDKGEYGPFCGKTLPHRIETDSNDVTITFATDESGDHTGWKIHYTSTAQPCPDPVAPPNGYISPVQAKYVLKDSFSVFCKTGFELLQGSVPLNSFAAVCQKDGSWDQQIPQCSSTVICY from the exons ATGGGTGGATTCCCAGAATCCTTGGGTTTGGGAGGCTGGGGGCAGGGCCAGGAGTTGGACAAACAGACCAAAGGTGAGTGGAGCTGGGTCTGCAGAGCTGGATGGCATATCATGAG gctgctgctcttcctgggcCTGCTGTGCAGCTTCCTGGCCACACTTTTGGGCTCAAAGTGGCCTATGTTTGGGCGCCTGGTGTCCCCTGGTTTCCCAGGGCAGTATGGCAACAACCAGGGTCGGACCTGGGAGCTGACTGCACCCCCTGGCTACCGCCTGCGCCTCTACTTTACCCACTTCGACCTGGAACTGTCTTACCGCTGCGAGTATGACTTTGTCAAG TTGAGCTCAGGGTCCAAGGTACTAGCCACTCTATGTGGGCGGGAGAGCACGGATACTGAGCAGGCGCCTGGCAATGACACCTTCTACTCACTGGGTCCCTACCTGGAGGTCACTTTCCACTCCGACTACTCCAATGAGAAGCCATTCACAGGATTTGAGGCCTTCTATGCTGCAGAGG ACGAGGACGAGTGCCAAGTGACCCTGGGACACTCAGCCCGTTGTGACCATTATTGCCACAACTACCTGGGCGGCTACTACTGCTCCTGTCGAGTGGGCTACGTTCTCCACCAGAACAAACACAGCTGCTCag CCCTGTGTTCAGGCCAGGTGTTCACTGAGAGGTCTGGGGAGCTCAGTAGCCCCGAGTACCCGCAGCCATACCCCAAGCTCTCCAGCTGTACCTACAGCATCCGCCTGGAGGAGGGCGTCAGTGTCACCCTGGACTTTGTGGAGTCCTTCGATGTGGAGATGCACCCTGAAGCCCAGTGCCCCTATGACTCCCTCAAG ATTCAAACAGACAAGGGGGAGTACGGCCCATTTTGTGGGAAGACGTTGCCCCATAGGATTGAAACAGACAGCAACGACGTGACCATCACCTTTGCCACTGATGAGTCAGGAGACCACACAGGCTGGAAGATACACTACACAAGCACAG CACAGCCCTGCCCTGATCCAGTGGCGCCACCTAATGGCTACATTTCACCAGTGCAAGCCAAGTACGTCCTGAAGGAcagcttttctgtcttctgcaaGACTGGCTTCGAACTTCTGCAA GGTTCTGTCCCCCTGAACTCATTTGCTGCTGTCTGTCAGAAAGATGGATCTTGGGACCAGCAGATACCACAGTGCAGCAGTACGGTCATATG TTATTGA
- the Masp2 gene encoding mannan-binding lectin serine protease 2 isoform X2: protein MGGFPESLGLGGWGQGQELDKQTKGEWSWVCRAGWHIMRLLLFLGLLCSFLATLLGSKWPMFGRLVSPGFPGQYGNNQGRTWELTAPPGYRLRLYFTHFDLELSYRCEYDFVKLSSGSKVLATLCGRESTDTEQAPGNDTFYSLGPYLEVTFHSDYSNEKPFTGFEAFYAAEDEDECQVTLGHSARCDHYCHNYLGGYYCSCRVGYVLHQNKHSCSALCSGQVFTERSGELSSPEYPQPYPKLSSCTYSIRLEEGVSVTLDFVESFDVEMHPEAQCPYDSLKIQTDKGEYGPFCGKTLPHRIETDSNDVTITFATDESGDHTGWKIHYTSTAQPCPDPVAPPNGYISPVQAKYVLKDSFSVFCKTGFELLQGSVPLNSFAAVCQKDGSWDQQIPQCSIIDCGPPDDLPNGHMEYVTGPEVTTYKAVVQYSCEETFYTMSSDGKYVCEADGFWTSSKGEKFLPVCKPGNGRIYKRDS from the exons ATGGGTGGATTCCCAGAATCCTTGGGTTTGGGAGGCTGGGGGCAGGGCCAGGAGTTGGACAAACAGACCAAAGGTGAGTGGAGCTGGGTCTGCAGAGCTGGATGGCATATCATGAG gctgctgctcttcctgggcCTGCTGTGCAGCTTCCTGGCCACACTTTTGGGCTCAAAGTGGCCTATGTTTGGGCGCCTGGTGTCCCCTGGTTTCCCAGGGCAGTATGGCAACAACCAGGGTCGGACCTGGGAGCTGACTGCACCCCCTGGCTACCGCCTGCGCCTCTACTTTACCCACTTCGACCTGGAACTGTCTTACCGCTGCGAGTATGACTTTGTCAAG TTGAGCTCAGGGTCCAAGGTACTAGCCACTCTATGTGGGCGGGAGAGCACGGATACTGAGCAGGCGCCTGGCAATGACACCTTCTACTCACTGGGTCCCTACCTGGAGGTCACTTTCCACTCCGACTACTCCAATGAGAAGCCATTCACAGGATTTGAGGCCTTCTATGCTGCAGAGG ACGAGGACGAGTGCCAAGTGACCCTGGGACACTCAGCCCGTTGTGACCATTATTGCCACAACTACCTGGGCGGCTACTACTGCTCCTGTCGAGTGGGCTACGTTCTCCACCAGAACAAACACAGCTGCTCag CCCTGTGTTCAGGCCAGGTGTTCACTGAGAGGTCTGGGGAGCTCAGTAGCCCCGAGTACCCGCAGCCATACCCCAAGCTCTCCAGCTGTACCTACAGCATCCGCCTGGAGGAGGGCGTCAGTGTCACCCTGGACTTTGTGGAGTCCTTCGATGTGGAGATGCACCCTGAAGCCCAGTGCCCCTATGACTCCCTCAAG ATTCAAACAGACAAGGGGGAGTACGGCCCATTTTGTGGGAAGACGTTGCCCCATAGGATTGAAACAGACAGCAACGACGTGACCATCACCTTTGCCACTGATGAGTCAGGAGACCACACAGGCTGGAAGATACACTACACAAGCACAG CACAGCCCTGCCCTGATCCAGTGGCGCCACCTAATGGCTACATTTCACCAGTGCAAGCCAAGTACGTCCTGAAGGAcagcttttctgtcttctgcaaGACTGGCTTCGAACTTCTGCAA GGTTCTGTCCCCCTGAACTCATTTGCTGCTGTCTGTCAGAAAGATGGATCTTGGGACCAGCAGATACCACAGTGCAGCA TTATTGACTGTGGCCCTCCCGATGACCTGCCCAATGGCCACATGGAATATGTCACAGGCCCTGAAGTGACCACCTACAAAGCAGTGGTTCAGTACAGCTGTGAGGAGACTTTCTACACAATGAGCAGTGACG GTAAATATGTGTGTGAGGCTGATGGATTCTGGACGAGCTCCAAAGGAGAAAAATTCCTCCCAGTTTGTAAGCCTGGTAATGGACGCATTTATAAAAGAGATTCATAG
- the Srm gene encoding spermidine synthase — MESGPDGPAAPGPAAIREGWFRETCSLWPGQALSLQVEQLLHHRRSRYQDILVFRSKTYGNVLVLDGVIQCTERDEFSYQEMIANLPLCSHPNPRKVLIIGGGDGGVLREVVKHPSVESVVQCEIDEDVIEVSKKFLPGMAIGYSSSKLTLHVGDGFEFMKQNQDAFDVIITDSSDPMGPAESLFKESYYQLMKTALKEDGILCCQGECQWLHLDLIKEMRHFCKSLFPVVGYAYCTIPTYPSGQIGFMLCSKNPNTNFREPVQQLTQAQVEQMQLKYYNSDMHRAAFVLPEFTRKALNDIS; from the exons ATGGAGTCTGGCCCCGACGGCCCAGCCGCGCCCGGCCCCGCCGCCATCCGTGAGGGCTGGTTCCGAGAGACCTGCagcctgtggcctggccaggcccTGTCGCTGCAGGTGGAGCAGCTGCTGCATCACCGGCGCTCGCGGTACCAAGACATCCTCGTCTTCCGCAG TAAAACCTACGGCAACGTGCTGGTTCTGGATGGCGTCATCCAGTGTACTGAGAGGGACGAGTTCTCCTACCAGGAGATGATCGCCAACCTGCCGCTCTGCAGCCACCCCAACCCGCGGAAG GTGCTGATCATCGGGGGTGGAGATGGGGGCGTCCTGCGGGAAGTGGTGAAACACCCCTCTGTGGAGTCTGTGGTCCAGTGTGAGATCGATGAG GACGTCATTGAAGTCTCTAAGAAGTTCCTGCCTGGCATGGCCATTGGCTACTCCAGCTCAAAGCTAACCCTCCATGTGGGCGATGGCTTTGAGTTCATGAAACAGAACCAAGATGCCTTCGACGTCATCATCACTGACTCCTCAGACCCCATGG GCCCTGCTGAGAGCCTCTTCAAGGAGTCCTATTACCAGCTCATGAAGACAGCGCTCAAGGAAGACGGCATCCTCTGCTGCCAGG gtGAGTGCCAGTGGCTGCACCTGGACCTCATCAAGGAGATGAGGCATTTCTGCAAATCTCTCTTCCCCGTGGTGGGCTACGCCTACTGCACCATCCCCACCTACCCCAGTGGCCAGATTGGCTTCATGCTGTGCAGCAAAAACCCG AACACCAACTTCCGGGAGCCCGTGCAGCAGCTGACACAGGCCCAGGTGGAGCAGATGCAGCTGAAATACTATAACTCAGACATGCACCGTGCAGCCTTTGTATTGCCTGAGTTCACCCGCAAG GCCCTGAATGACATAAGCTGA
- the Masp2 gene encoding mannan-binding lectin serine protease 2 isoform X4 has translation MGGFPESLGLGGWGQGQELDKQTKGEWSWVCRAGWHIMRLLLFLGLLCSFLATLLGSKWPMFGRLVSPGFPGQYGNNQGRTWELTAPPGYRLRLYFTHFDLELSYRCEYDFVKLSSGSKVLATLCGRESTDTEQAPGNDTFYSLGPYLEVTFHSDYSNEKPFTGFEAFYAAEDEDECQVTLGHSARCDHYCHNYLGGYYCSCRVGYVLHQNKHSCSEHSL, from the exons ATGGGTGGATTCCCAGAATCCTTGGGTTTGGGAGGCTGGGGGCAGGGCCAGGAGTTGGACAAACAGACCAAAGGTGAGTGGAGCTGGGTCTGCAGAGCTGGATGGCATATCATGAG gctgctgctcttcctgggcCTGCTGTGCAGCTTCCTGGCCACACTTTTGGGCTCAAAGTGGCCTATGTTTGGGCGCCTGGTGTCCCCTGGTTTCCCAGGGCAGTATGGCAACAACCAGGGTCGGACCTGGGAGCTGACTGCACCCCCTGGCTACCGCCTGCGCCTCTACTTTACCCACTTCGACCTGGAACTGTCTTACCGCTGCGAGTATGACTTTGTCAAG TTGAGCTCAGGGTCCAAGGTACTAGCCACTCTATGTGGGCGGGAGAGCACGGATACTGAGCAGGCGCCTGGCAATGACACCTTCTACTCACTGGGTCCCTACCTGGAGGTCACTTTCCACTCCGACTACTCCAATGAGAAGCCATTCACAGGATTTGAGGCCTTCTATGCTGCAGAGG ACGAGGACGAGTGCCAAGTGACCCTGGGACACTCAGCCCGTTGTGACCATTATTGCCACAACTACCTGGGCGGCTACTACTGCTCCTGTCGAGTGGGCTACGTTCTCCACCAGAACAAACACAGCTGCTCag AGCACAGCCTCTAA